A single region of the Chloroflexi bacterium ADurb.Bin180 genome encodes:
- the glmU_1 gene encoding Bifunctional protein GlmU: protein MPEQPIGASGRLGIVILAAGQGTRMKSRLPKVLHPVAGRPMVLYALDAVSGWEESTPVLVVGHGADQVRALLGDRVVYAIQEPQLGTAHAVLQARQALEGRCDTVLVLYADMPLLRGATLRSLVTAHAGQHDPVTMLTCVRGDSMGFGRVLRDSAGSVAAIVEEAHATPEQLAVKELNPGVYCFDAAWLWKHLSQLAPSPKGEYYLTDLVAVAVSEDYRVRGILMPDSVEAFGINTRVHLSYAEAVARQRIREALMLSGVTIVDPASTYIDAGVAVGQDTVLYPNTHLLGSTHIGEDCHIGPNSLLRDTIVGDRCHLLATVAEEAQLENDVSVGPFAHLRKGAYLASGVHMGNFGEVKNSRLGPGTKMGHFSYLGDAQVGPDVNIGAGTITCNFDGVQKQATIIDEGAFIGSDTMLVAPVKVGKGAKTGAGSVVTHDVEPGSVVYGVPARPRKRSGKE, encoded by the coding sequence ATGCCCGAGCAACCAATTGGTGCATCGGGGCGCCTCGGCATAGTCATACTGGCCGCCGGGCAGGGCACACGGATGAAATCCAGGCTGCCCAAGGTGCTCCACCCTGTCGCTGGCCGGCCGATGGTGCTGTACGCACTCGACGCAGTGAGCGGCTGGGAGGAGAGCACCCCTGTTCTGGTCGTCGGCCACGGCGCTGACCAGGTGCGCGCCCTGCTTGGCGACCGCGTGGTCTACGCCATCCAGGAGCCTCAATTGGGCACCGCTCATGCCGTCCTGCAGGCGCGCCAGGCGCTCGAAGGTCGCTGTGACACCGTCCTGGTGCTCTACGCCGATATGCCGCTCCTTCGCGGAGCTACTCTGCGCTCTCTGGTAACCGCCCACGCCGGGCAGCACGATCCAGTGACCATGCTCACCTGCGTACGCGGTGACAGTATGGGCTTTGGCCGCGTGCTGCGCGACTCGGCTGGTTCTGTGGCTGCCATTGTGGAAGAGGCTCACGCCACGCCGGAGCAACTGGCGGTCAAGGAACTGAACCCGGGAGTCTACTGTTTCGACGCTGCCTGGCTGTGGAAACACCTGTCACAGCTTGCGCCCAGTCCCAAAGGCGAGTATTACCTGACCGACCTGGTGGCCGTGGCCGTCAGTGAGGACTACCGCGTTCGCGGTATCCTGATGCCCGATTCTGTGGAAGCCTTCGGCATCAACACCAGGGTGCACCTGAGCTATGCCGAAGCGGTCGCGCGCCAGCGCATTCGCGAAGCGCTGATGCTGTCCGGGGTGACCATTGTGGATCCCGCCAGCACTTACATCGACGCCGGGGTTGCTGTCGGGCAAGACACAGTGCTCTACCCTAACACACACTTGCTCGGCTCTACTCACATCGGTGAGGATTGCCATATCGGTCCCAACTCGCTCCTGCGCGATACGATTGTCGGCGACCGCTGTCACCTTCTCGCCACGGTAGCCGAAGAGGCGCAGTTGGAGAACGATGTTTCGGTGGGTCCATTCGCCCACCTGCGCAAGGGCGCCTACCTCGCCAGCGGCGTGCATATGGGCAACTTTGGCGAAGTCAAGAACTCGCGCCTGGGCCCCGGCACCAAGATGGGGCACTTTAGCTACCTGGGCGATGCCCAGGTAGGCCCCGACGTCAATATCGGCGCGGGGACCATCACCTGCAATTTTGACGGCGTGCAGAAACAGGCCACCATCATCGATGAGGGTGCCTTCATTGGCAGCGACACCATGCTGGTTGCCCCGGTCAAGGTGGGCAAGGGAGCCAAGACCGGCGCCGGCTCGGTGGTCACTCATGACGTCGAACCGGGAAGTGTCGTCTACGGAGTGCCGGCCCGACCCCGGAAGCGAAGCGGCAAAGAATGA
- the cdd gene encoding Cytidine deaminase encodes MKDKELITLANDARAKAYVPYSNYRVGAALLTGSGQVYTGVNVENASYGLAICAERTAAVKAVSAGEREFVAIAVVTDNGGSPCGACRQVLAEFGPQMRIIVADSAGNSRVHTMSELLPDSFGPANLPRK; translated from the coding sequence GTGAAGGACAAGGAGCTGATTACCCTGGCCAACGACGCCCGGGCAAAGGCCTATGTACCGTACTCGAATTACCGCGTGGGAGCAGCGCTCCTCACCGGCTCAGGTCAAGTGTACACGGGCGTCAACGTGGAGAACGCTTCCTACGGTCTGGCCATCTGTGCCGAGCGCACCGCCGCGGTCAAAGCGGTCAGTGCGGGGGAGAGAGAGTTCGTGGCCATCGCTGTCGTCACCGACAATGGCGGTTCGCCCTGCGGCGCATGCCGTCAGGTCCTGGCCGAGTTTGGCCCGCAGATGCGCATCATTGTGGCCGACTCTGCCGGAAACAGCCGCGTCCACACAATGTCCGAGTTGCTCCCCGACTCGTTCGGCCCGGCCAATTTGCCCAGGAAGTAA